A genomic region of Enterococcus sp. 12C11_DIV0727 contains the following coding sequences:
- a CDS encoding Mov34/MPN/PAD-1 family protein, with translation MKIEIEPKIVFLLKKLYEDSLPQETGGILFGYYSEDLTLAYLTDIYYDIADSKKFYRSFIRGKKGFKQYSKKMWQEKKYYLGEWHTHPSSLPYMSMQDKKQMLEIQKQKKINCPEPILIIVGEKNKKTLISTQIFLHNKIIFDEIFI, from the coding sequence ATGAAAATTGAAATAGAACCAAAAATAGTTTTTTTGTTAAAAAAACTTTACGAAGACTCGTTACCTCAAGAAACAGGGGGAATTCTTTTTGGATATTATTCAGAAGATTTGACTTTAGCCTACCTTACAGATATATACTACGATATTGCAGATTCTAAAAAATTTTATCGAAGTTTTATCAGAGGAAAAAAAGGATTTAAACAATATTCAAAAAAAATGTGGCAGGAAAAGAAGTATTATTTAGGAGAGTGGCACACTCATCCTAGTTCATTACCATATATGAGTATGCAAGATAAGAAGCAAATGTTAGAAATTCAAAAGCAAAAAAAAATAAATTGTCCTGAGCCTATACTCATTATCGTTGGAGAAAAGAATAAGAAAACTTTAATATCTACACAAATTTTTCTCCATAACAAAATTATATTCGATGAAATCTTTATTTGA
- a CDS encoding ThiF family adenylyltransferase, whose amino-acid sequence MVNLEPSESLLEGRRYLEWLADDCEIIKDYSFEAEGRWLLKIRLKNKGQQSSYIPKYSDWHVFIDDNYPNGKIQFYPSKINGIGCVFPHQSPHLKNISDHDYYDSNICLEQFSPSLEVKMEEGNSRLYNYTKKALEWIKQAANGVLLAEGDYFEKVAYPTTNFRKKVLFSEDEASFSQWNKYDEYRVGFLNMKSGKPGTVYQDFMYVTDYYKGISGYKKKGAEITSYSWGKYVMNEKSRDEKGVWIKLLSMPYIEPWQAPENWSQLIKIFEENNVNFTKDVMPFLNNLRDRNSHIMMLGFPISERVNGQISEMHWQSLELPILSDSSTPEHFFKGFRKDIKGYEMADMRRIFLRESVSLEWISSENWSPDNLVSRGNLSKNIKKLKFLFVGVGALGSVLSETLVRSGVEQLDIVDSDILEIGNLTRHTLAATDIGKYKAISIEKRLTKSFIHYKGNGFSMSIEEFLKKQEVNIDEYDVIIETTGNDKVLDLIVSKKLNGLVISTSLGLHAKRMYINIQRGNKVVLKKFKENIQEWLERDRADFSNIDYPRDGLGCWHPLFPARMDHLSLLASSAVSIIESDILHLKESLTIIERGELGTVSILKRKEFADEN is encoded by the coding sequence TTGGTTAATTTAGAACCAAGTGAATCATTACTCGAAGGAAGACGATATCTGGAGTGGTTGGCGGATGATTGTGAGATAATAAAAGATTATAGTTTTGAAGCAGAAGGTAGATGGCTACTTAAGATAAGGTTAAAGAATAAGGGGCAACAGTCAAGCTACATCCCCAAATATAGTGATTGGCATGTATTTATTGATGATAACTATCCAAACGGTAAAATTCAATTTTATCCATCTAAAATAAATGGTATAGGGTGTGTCTTTCCGCATCAATCTCCACATTTAAAAAATATTTCGGACCATGATTACTATGATAGTAATATTTGTTTAGAGCAATTTTCTCCTAGCCTAGAGGTTAAAATGGAGGAAGGGAATTCTAGATTATATAACTATACTAAAAAAGCGTTAGAATGGATTAAACAAGCTGCTAATGGAGTATTGCTAGCAGAAGGGGATTATTTTGAAAAAGTTGCTTACCCTACCACAAATTTTCGTAAAAAAGTTCTATTTTCAGAAGATGAGGCAAGCTTTAGTCAATGGAATAAGTATGATGAATATCGGGTAGGATTCTTAAATATGAAATCAGGTAAGCCTGGAACCGTATATCAAGATTTTATGTATGTTACTGATTACTATAAAGGGATTTCGGGATATAAGAAGAAAGGTGCTGAAATCACTTCTTATTCTTGGGGAAAATATGTGATGAACGAAAAATCAAGAGATGAGAAGGGAGTTTGGATAAAACTTTTATCTATGCCATATATCGAGCCATGGCAGGCTCCTGAAAATTGGTCTCAATTGATAAAAATATTCGAAGAAAACAATGTAAATTTCACTAAAGATGTTATGCCTTTTTTAAACAATTTAAGAGATCGAAATTCACACATCATGATGCTTGGGTTTCCTATATCAGAAAGAGTAAACGGACAAATAAGTGAAATGCACTGGCAATCATTAGAACTCCCTATTTTGTCAGATTCTAGTACTCCAGAACACTTTTTCAAAGGATTTAGAAAAGATATAAAAGGCTATGAAATGGCTGATATGAGAAGGATATTTCTTCGAGAAAGTGTTTCTTTAGAATGGATTAGTAGTGAAAATTGGTCTCCAGATAATCTTGTAAGTAGGGGGAATTTATCAAAGAACATAAAAAAATTAAAGTTTCTCTTTGTTGGTGTCGGAGCACTTGGGTCGGTGTTGTCTGAAACGTTAGTTCGGTCAGGAGTTGAACAATTGGATATTGTGGATTCTGATATTTTAGAGATTGGTAATCTAACAAGGCATACTTTAGCTGCGACGGACATTGGAAAATATAAAGCAATTAGTATAGAAAAAAGATTAACAAAATCTTTTATTCATTACAAAGGCAATGGATTTAGTATGTCAATTGAAGAGTTCCTAAAAAAACAAGAAGTGAATATAGATGAATATGATGTAATTATTGAAACAACAGGCAATGACAAAGTATTAGATTTAATCGTCAGTAAAAAATTAAATGGTTTAGTTATTTCAACATCATTAGGCCTACATGCTAAAAGAATGTATATTAACATACAACGAGGAAATAAAGTTGTGCTGAAAAAATTCAAAGAAAATATTCAAGAGTGGTTAGAGCGAGACAGGGCAGATTTTTCAAATATAGATTACCCAAGAGATGGTTTAGGTTGCTGGCATCCATTGTTTCCAGCAAGGATGGATCATTTGTCATTGTTAGCAAGCTCTGCTGTTTCAATTATTGAGTCAGATATTTTACATTTAAAAGAAAGCTTGACTATTATTGAACGCGGAGAGCTTGGAACGGTTTCAATCTTGAAAAGAAAAGAGTTTGCAGATGAAAATTGA
- a CDS encoding SMODS domain-containing nucleotidyltransferase, translating into MATVNSYFSDFLKNIRLTQNQIKDLARGHNTLRSRLLADDDLSEIIETTFLQGSYKRNTAVKPKGENRSDVDIIVVTNIDADQVTPDEALERFKPFLEKYYADKYTINQRSIGIELSYVDLDLVITAKVQDAETLNLMKNEGRKMTRGLQTMISNEEYYDSALGELVIKMDTETKNAAPILIPDTSENTWSLTNPLAQIHWTVEKNKTCNGNYINVVKALKWWKKHHEIPKYPKGYPLEHIIGQSCPDNIDTVAQGVTVTLEEIVRKYPTKPVLIDHGVEEHDVFGRITEEEYEEFYNLIKEAAFTARKAIDETEFSTSANYWRNLLGTEFPEPKTPPTDSNNKFTSRNSPTEDIGSARFG; encoded by the coding sequence ATGGCAACAGTTAATTCATATTTTTCAGATTTTTTAAAGAACATAAGACTAACTCAAAATCAAATTAAGGATTTAGCTAGAGGACATAATACTTTAAGAAGTAGGCTTTTAGCTGATGATGATCTTTCAGAGATTATTGAGACTACTTTTCTTCAGGGAAGCTATAAACGAAACACAGCAGTCAAGCCTAAAGGTGAGAATCGCTCAGATGTAGATATCATTGTCGTAACTAATATTGATGCTGACCAAGTGACACCTGATGAAGCCTTAGAAAGATTCAAGCCATTCTTAGAAAAGTATTATGCAGATAAATATACAATCAATCAAAGATCAATTGGAATTGAGTTGTCTTATGTAGATCTTGATCTAGTGATTACAGCGAAGGTACAAGATGCTGAAACTCTTAACTTGATGAAAAATGAAGGTAGAAAAATGACTAGAGGCTTACAAACGATGATAAGTAATGAAGAATATTATGATTCAGCTTTGGGAGAATTAGTCATTAAAATGGATACTGAAACAAAAAATGCAGCACCTATCTTGATACCAGACACTAGCGAAAATACATGGTCTTTGACAAATCCATTAGCTCAAATACATTGGACAGTTGAAAAAAACAAGACCTGCAATGGAAACTATATAAATGTTGTTAAAGCTCTTAAATGGTGGAAAAAACATCATGAGATTCCAAAATATCCAAAAGGGTATCCGTTAGAACATATCATTGGTCAAAGTTGCCCGGATAATATTGATACAGTCGCTCAAGGTGTTACAGTAACATTGGAAGAAATAGTGAGAAAATATCCTACAAAACCTGTACTAATTGATCACGGTGTGGAAGAACATGATGTTTTTGGAAGAATAACAGAAGAGGAGTATGAAGAATTTTATAATTTAATTAAAGAGGCTGCATTTACAGCTCGCAAAGCTATAGATGAAACTGAGTTTTCAACAAGTGCAAATTATTGGAGAAATCTTTTAGGAACAGAATTTCCAGAACCTAAAACACCGCCTACTGATAGCAATAATAAGTTCACCTCTAGAAACTCTCCAACAGAAGATATAGGAAGTGCTAGATTTGGTTAA